DNA from Streptomyces sp. NBC_01260:
TTGGTGTCAGCGCGCTTGCCGAAACCGGTCTTGGTGCGCTTGCGCTTACCCTGACGGTTGATCGTGTTGACCCCGGTGACCTTGACCGAGAAGACCGCTTCGACGGCCTGCTTGATCTGGGTCTTGTTGGAGCCGGGCGCGACGATGAACGTGTACTTGTTCTCGTCGAGCAGCGCGTAGCTCTTCTCCGAAACAACCGGCTTGACGAGAACGTCACGCGGGTCGGAGTAGGTCTTGCTGGTAACGGTCGCCTCGCTCATCAGGCGTCGCTCCCTTCGGTCTCAGCGGTCTGGGGGCCAGACACGAAGGACTCGAAAGCGGCCTGGGTGAAGACCACGTCGTCAGAGACGATCACGTCGTACGTGTTCAGCTGGCCCGGGTCCAGGATGTGCACCTGGGGCAGGTTGCGTGCGGAGAGCCACGCGGCCTCGTCGTTGCGGTCGACGACCAGGAGCACGTTCTTGCGCTCCGAGATCTTGCCGAACAGCGACTTCGCTGCCTTCGTGGAGACTCCACCCTCGACCACGCCGGTGACGACGTGGATGCGGGAGTGGCGCGCCCGGTCGGAGAGGGCACCGCGCAGGGCGGCGGCCTTCATCTTCTTCGGGGTGCGCTGCGAGTAGTCACGCGGCTGCGGGCCGTGGACGACGCCACCGCCGACGAACTGCGGCGCGCGGGTCGAACCCTGGCGCGCGCGGCCGGTGCCCTTCTGGCGGTAAGGCTTGCGCCCACCACCGCGGACCTCGCCGCGACGCTTGGTCTTGTGCGTGCCCTGACGGGCAGCTGCCAGCTGTGCGACAACGACCTGGTGGATCAGCGGAACGCTGGTCTTCGCGTCGAAGATCTCCGCGGGGAGCTCGACGGTACCGGCCTTGTCGCCTGCCGGCGAAAGGATGTCAATGGTGCTCATTACCTCAAGCCCCCTTGGCCGCGGTACGGACCAGGACGAGGCCGCCGTTCGGACCGGGGACCGCGCCCTTGATGAGCAGCAGACCCTTCTCCGCGTCAACCGCGTGGATGGTCAGGTTCTGGGTGGTGACGCGCTCGTTACCCATCCGGCCGGCCATGCGCATGCCCTTGAAGACACGCCCAGGGGTGGCGCAGCCACCGATCGAACCGGGGGAACGGTGCTTGCGCTGGACGCCGTGGCCGGCGCCGAGGCCCTTGAAGTTGTGACGCTTCATGACACCGGCGAAGCCCTTGCCCTTGCTCTTGCCCGTGACGTCAACCTTGACGCCGGACTCGAACACCTCGGCAGTGACCTCCTGGCCCAGCGTGTACTCGCTGGCGTCAGGGGTGCGGAGCTCCACCAGGTGGCGGCGCGGGGTCACGTCGGCCTTGGCGAAGTGGCCCTTGAGGGGCTTGTTCACCTTGCGCGGGTCGATCTCGCCGAAGGCGATCTGGACCGACTCGTAGCCGTCGCTGTCGTTCGTACGGACCTGCGTCACGACGCACGGACCGGCCTTGACGACGGTCACCGGGACAACCCGGTTGTTCTCGTCCCAGACCTGGGTCATGCCGAGCTTCTCGCCCAGGACGCCCTTGATGTTCTTGCTCATCTCGGCCCGTCCCTTCAGAGCTTGATCTCGATGTCGACGCCAGCCGGCAGGTCGAGACGCATCAGCGAGTCAACCGTCTTCGGGGTGGGGTCGAGGATGTCGATGAGGCGCTTGTGCGTGCGCATCTCGAAGTGCTCGCGAGAGTCCTTGTACTTGTGCGGCGACTTGATGACGCAGTACACGTTCTTCTCAGTGGGCAGCGGCACCGGGCCCGCGACCGACGCACCAGTGCGGGTCACCGTCTCGACGATCTTCTTCGCCGAGGAGTCGATGACCTCGTGGTCGTAGGCCTTGAGCCGGATGCGGATCTTCTGTCCCGCCATGGCTACTAGTAGTCCTGTCTCTCGTAACGCTCTGGAACCCGGGGTTCTGAATACTCCGCCTCCGACCCACGCGGTCGGGCGTGTCGCATCCCCTCTACGAAGATCTCCCGAAGGATTTCCCAACCAAGGGGGTGCGGGCCTGAGACCGCGCTGCCGGGGGAGGAACCCCACCGGGCGCCTGGTCGGTGCCACACATACGCTTCCCGAAAGATTCCCGTACGTCCGGCCCTTACAGGGCCGACGAGTACTGTGGGACTCGCTTCCGGTCCTCCCGGCGGGAGGCGCGCAGCATTGACACTCAACCGAGCAACCTGGTCAGTGTGCCATACGGGGTGTGAGCCTGGCCAATCGGCCGGGGATCTTACCCCCCGGGGTCCGATGGTCAAACGCGGGCACGCCTCGGCAACCCCCGTTCGCCTTCCCCCGGCGGCTAATTCGGTCGAGTACCGCAGCTCACCGCCCCTACAGTGACCGGCCGGGCAAGGCATCGTCACCGGGGGCAGAGATCATGCGTACGCACTATCCGCGAACCCCGCATCTGCCCTGGTCACCCGGCGCCACCTCGGACGACGTCCGACTCACCGACCTCGCCGGACTGACCGGCGCGCAGGTCGTGGTCACCGAGAAGCTGGACGGCGAGAACACCACGCTGTACGCCGACGGACTGCACGCCCGCTCCCTGGACTCGGCGCACCACCCGTCCCGGGGCCGGGTCAAGGCGCTCCAGGGGCGCATCGGCCCCCGCATCCCGGCAGGCCGGCGGATCTGCGGCGAGAACGTGTTCGCCCGCCACTCGATCCCGTACGAGGATCTGGCGAGCCACTTCTACGGCTTCTCCGTCTGGGACGGGGACCTCTGCCTCGGCTGGGACCGGACCGTGGAGTTCCTGCGGGACCTGGGCATCCCGACGCCGCCGGTGCTGTGGCGCGGGGTGTTCGACGCCCGAGCGGAACGGACGCTGCGGGCGCTGCGCCTGGACACCGGACGCCAGGAGGGTTACGTCGTACGCCCCGCCGAGGGCTTTCCGGCCGCCGCGTTCGGCCGGCGGGTGGCCAAGTGGGTGCGGCCCCGCCACGTCCGGACGGACACCCACTGGATGCACGCCGCGGTGGTGGAGAACGCGCTGGGGCCGTCCGCCGCACTGTGGGAAACACGGTCGGGCGCCCCGGTGGACCCCGCCGCACTCGCCGCCGCCGTGCGGACCGGGCCGGGCGACGCCCCGGCCGCCCTCGCGACGGCCGACGCCCTGGACGCGCTGGGCCTCACCGGCGACGACCGGCTGACCGGGGTGCTGGCCGCCCTGCTGCACCGCACCCGGCGGGCCGCACTGGCACCCGCCCTGGCGGGCCCGCTCGGCATGCCGCTCGCCCGGCGGACCGCGGACCTCGTGGGGCTGGCCCCCTCGCTGCACCGCCCGTACCCGGACGAGGAGCGGCGCGGCGGACTGGCGCGGATGTCGTTCGCCGCCGGTCTGCCGGTGCTGCACGCGGTGGCCGGCGCGCTGGCCGGGACCCCGGAGGCCCGTGAACAGGTGGAGTGGTCGCGGCTGCACGCCGAGGAGGTGGGCGAACCGGAAGGACTGCGGGAGGCGTTCGCCGGGCTGGAGCCGGACGCCGCCGACCGCTGCCTGGCCCAGGCCCGGGAGGCGTACGCCGCGGGCCGGATCAGTACCGCGCGGGAAGCGGTCGCCGCGACCTGGCGGTGGCGGTCCGGGGACTTCCCGCGCCTGGTCCACCTGGTCGGCCCCTCGGGCAGCGGCAAGAGCACCTTCGGCCGCGGCCTGCCGGGCACCGACACCTACCTCTCCCTCGACGACCTGCGCCTCGCCCGCGGCTCGCGCGCCGACCAGAGCGCCAACGCCGACGTGCTGCGCGAGGGGCTGCGGCGGCTGGAGGCGGCGCTGGTTCCCGGCGCCACCGTGGTCTGGGACGCCACCTCGCTCAACCCGCACCAGCGCGGCCTGGTGCACGCGACCGCCCACCGCCGGAACGCGCTGGTCACCCATGCCGTGGCCTGGGTCGGCGAGGAGGAGCTGACCGCGCGCAACGGCCGCCGCGCCCACCCGGTGCCCCCGGAGGTGCT
Protein-coding regions in this window:
- the rplW gene encoding 50S ribosomal protein L23, producing the protein MSEATVTSKTYSDPRDVLVKPVVSEKSYALLDENKYTFIVAPGSNKTQIKQAVEAVFSVKVTGVNTINRQGKRKRTKTGFGKRADTKRAIVTLAEGDRIDIFGGPTS
- the rplD gene encoding 50S ribosomal protein L4; translation: MSTIDILSPAGDKAGTVELPAEIFDAKTSVPLIHQVVVAQLAAARQGTHKTKRRGEVRGGGRKPYRQKGTGRARQGSTRAPQFVGGGVVHGPQPRDYSQRTPKKMKAAALRGALSDRARHSRIHVVTGVVEGGVSTKAAKSLFGKISERKNVLLVVDRNDEAAWLSARNLPQVHILDPGQLNTYDVIVSDDVVFTQAAFESFVSGPQTAETEGSDA
- the rplC gene encoding 50S ribosomal protein L3, whose translation is MSKNIKGVLGEKLGMTQVWDENNRVVPVTVVKAGPCVVTQVRTNDSDGYESVQIAFGEIDPRKVNKPLKGHFAKADVTPRRHLVELRTPDASEYTLGQEVTAEVFESGVKVDVTGKSKGKGFAGVMKRHNFKGLGAGHGVQRKHRSPGSIGGCATPGRVFKGMRMAGRMGNERVTTQNLTIHAVDAEKGLLLIKGAVPGPNGGLVLVRTAAKGA
- the rpsJ gene encoding 30S ribosomal protein S10; this encodes MAGQKIRIRLKAYDHEVIDSSAKKIVETVTRTGASVAGPVPLPTEKNVYCVIKSPHKYKDSREHFEMRTHKRLIDILDPTPKTVDSLMRLDLPAGVDIEIKL
- a CDS encoding RNA ligase family protein yields the protein MRTHYPRTPHLPWSPGATSDDVRLTDLAGLTGAQVVVTEKLDGENTTLYADGLHARSLDSAHHPSRGRVKALQGRIGPRIPAGRRICGENVFARHSIPYEDLASHFYGFSVWDGDLCLGWDRTVEFLRDLGIPTPPVLWRGVFDARAERTLRALRLDTGRQEGYVVRPAEGFPAAAFGRRVAKWVRPRHVRTDTHWMHAAVVENALGPSAALWETRSGAPVDPAALAAAVRTGPGDAPAALATADALDALGLTGDDRLTGVLAALLHRTRRAALAPALAGPLGMPLARRTADLVGLAPSLHRPYPDEERRGGLARMSFAAGLPVLHAVAGALAGTPEAREQVEWSRLHAEEVGEPEGLREAFAGLEPDAADRCLAQAREAYAAGRISTAREAVAATWRWRSGDFPRLVHLVGPSGSGKSTFGRGLPGTDTYLSLDDLRLARGSRADQSANADVLREGLRRLEAALVPGATVVWDATSLNPHQRGLVHATAHRRNALVTHAVAWVGEEELTARNGRRAHPVPPEVLASQLRRFVPPYPSQAHRTWYIGTSGTVEDRA